The proteins below come from a single Treponema phagedenis genomic window:
- the iolG gene encoding inositol 2-dehydrogenase, with amino-acid sequence MKQIKIGSIGLGRLGLEHAKNIAGKIADAELYALCDMDEQKLHKAAQELRVEKTCTSFEELIAIKELDAIVIVSPSALHCKHISEALHAGKHVFCEKPLGTSLEECTLAEKAVEAHPDKVFMLGFMRRFDESYMYAKQKIAAGEIGRPVLFRSYSQDPIKCIDGAIAFAPHSGGEFYDMSSHDIDLARWMLESEPESVYAIGGCYAYPEFAKYEDGDNVSCLMKFKNEAMAFLFAGRTAPHGYNVETEIIGTKATLRIASVPQKNLVEILDTHGVRKECSENFQERFSSAYVNEVQEFVRCIIENRKPNVSVYDGTAISIIAGKCTESFKTGKLVTF; translated from the coding sequence ATGAAACAAATTAAAATCGGTTCTATCGGTTTGGGCAGACTCGGATTGGAACACGCAAAAAACATTGCCGGCAAAATTGCCGATGCAGAGTTATACGCACTCTGCGACATGGACGAGCAAAAACTTCACAAGGCAGCACAAGAGCTTCGGGTAGAAAAAACCTGTACCTCATTTGAAGAGCTTATCGCCATAAAAGAGCTTGATGCAATTGTAATCGTTTCGCCTTCTGCGCTGCACTGCAAACATATTTCGGAAGCATTACACGCGGGCAAACATGTGTTTTGTGAAAAACCGCTCGGCACCAGTTTGGAAGAATGTACGCTTGCCGAAAAAGCGGTTGAAGCGCATCCCGACAAAGTGTTTATGCTCGGGTTTATGCGCCGCTTTGATGAATCCTATATGTATGCAAAACAAAAAATCGCTGCCGGAGAAATCGGACGCCCTGTTTTATTCCGTTCATACAGTCAGGATCCGATTAAATGTATTGACGGAGCTATTGCCTTTGCGCCCCATAGCGGAGGCGAGTTTTATGACATGTCCTCTCATGATATTGACCTTGCGCGCTGGATGCTTGAAAGCGAGCCCGAGTCGGTGTATGCGATTGGCGGCTGCTATGCGTATCCGGAGTTTGCAAAATACGAGGACGGCGATAATGTTTCCTGTTTAATGAAATTCAAAAATGAGGCAATGGCGTTTTTGTTTGCTGGCAGAACTGCTCCGCACGGCTATAATGTCGAAACCGAAATTATCGGTACTAAAGCAACCCTGCGGATTGCTTCGGTACCGCAAAAAAATCTGGTAGAGATTCTTGACACACACGGCGTGCGCAAAGAATGCTCTGAAAATTTTCAAGAGCGTTTTTCCTCAGCCTATGTGAATGAAGTGCAGGAATTTGTACGCTGCATTATTGAAAACAGAAAACCGAATGTGAGTGTGTATGACGGAACGGCTATCTCGATTATTGCAGGAAAATGCACCGAATCTTTTAAGACGGGAAAGCTGGTAACGTTTTAA
- a CDS encoding CoA-acylating methylmalonate-semialdehyde dehydrogenase, which produces MADVKVLKPFIGGSFVDSKTGKFSDAYDPSTGAVIAKVPCCTADEVKQAIAAAKKAFPEWSATPVLKRVQILYKLRDLLIEHMDELTHLVALENGKAWDEAQGDVLKAKEGTEQAIAAPSLLMGESLMDAAVGYDSVLYREPIGVCAGIIPFNFPAMIPMGWMTPICIACGNTIVLKAATFTPQSALRIAELYKEAGLPDGVINIITCSRNEAEILLTHKDVKAITFVGSTSVGKHIYTTAAATGKRVQALCEAKNHALVLNDAPIKRTAAGIINASYGCAGERCMALPVVVAQEGIADKLVQAIKELAEKLKVGCAYDKSSKLGPVVNAPHKESIVQWIEKGIAEGAKLVLDGRNYVVPGFEKGFYLGPTILDYVTEEMTVGTQEIFGPVLCIKRVKTFEEGLALMNRNPFANGSVIYTQNGYYAREFARHTDGGMVGINVGIPVPVGMFPFSGHKESFFGDLHTLGKDGYRFFTETKVVTTHWFDEHEIHSDAVSTWDGTI; this is translated from the coding sequence ATGGCAGATGTCAAGGTTTTAAAGCCTTTTATCGGCGGTTCTTTTGTGGATTCAAAGACCGGGAAATTCAGCGATGCGTATGACCCCAGTACCGGGGCGGTGATTGCAAAGGTGCCCTGCTGCACAGCGGATGAGGTGAAGCAGGCGATTGCGGCGGCAAAAAAAGCTTTTCCCGAATGGTCGGCGACTCCTGTTTTAAAGCGGGTGCAGATTTTGTATAAGCTGCGCGATCTTTTGATTGAGCATATGGATGAGTTAACGCATCTTGTTGCGCTGGAAAACGGAAAGGCGTGGGATGAGGCGCAAGGTGATGTGCTGAAGGCAAAGGAGGGAACCGAGCAGGCAATTGCGGCGCCTTCTTTGCTGATGGGCGAAAGTTTGATGGACGCCGCAGTCGGCTACGATTCAGTGTTGTACCGTGAGCCTATCGGTGTTTGTGCGGGCATTATTCCGTTTAATTTTCCCGCGATGATTCCGATGGGGTGGATGACGCCGATTTGTATTGCCTGCGGAAATACGATTGTCTTAAAGGCAGCGACTTTTACGCCGCAGTCCGCGCTGCGCATTGCCGAGTTGTATAAGGAGGCGGGGTTACCCGACGGCGTTATTAACATTATTACCTGCAGCCGCAATGAGGCGGAAATACTGCTTACGCATAAGGATGTAAAAGCGATTACCTTTGTCGGCTCAACGTCTGTCGGCAAGCATATTTACACAACGGCGGCGGCGACCGGAAAACGGGTGCAGGCACTTTGCGAGGCAAAAAATCACGCACTTGTGTTAAATGATGCGCCTATTAAGCGGACGGCCGCAGGCATTATTAATGCTTCGTACGGTTGTGCGGGCGAGCGCTGTATGGCGCTTCCGGTGGTAGTTGCTCAGGAAGGGATTGCGGATAAACTTGTGCAGGCGATAAAGGAGCTTGCCGAAAAGCTGAAGGTCGGCTGTGCATACGATAAGAGTTCCAAGCTTGGGCCGGTTGTGAATGCCCCGCATAAAGAATCAATTGTGCAGTGGATTGAAAAAGGTATTGCGGAAGGCGCAAAATTAGTGCTTGACGGGCGAAATTATGTTGTTCCGGGCTTTGAAAAAGGCTTTTACCTTGGCCCCACTATTCTTGATTACGTAACCGAAGAAATGACGGTTGGCACGCAGGAGATTTTCGGTCCTGTTCTGTGTATTAAGCGGGTAAAAACCTTTGAAGAAGGGTTAGCACTTATGAACAGAAATCCTTTTGCAAACGGCTCAGTGATTTATACGCAAAACGGTTATTATGCGCGGGAATTTGCACGGCATACCGATGGAGGTATGGTCGGCATCAATGTCGGCATTCCGGTGCCGGTCGGCATGTTTCCTTTTTCAGGGCATAAGGAGTCTTTTTTCGGAGATCTTCATACGCTCGGAAAAGACGGCTACCGCTTTTTTACCGAAACAAAGGTTGTTACCACCCATTGGTTTGACGAACATGAAATTCACTCCGATGCGGTAAGTACCTGGGACGGCACAATCTGA